A region of Lycium barbarum isolate Lr01 chromosome 3, ASM1917538v2, whole genome shotgun sequence DNA encodes the following proteins:
- the LOC132632844 gene encoding cytochrome P450 78A5-like, with protein MYSEYSQLFIPSTAVLNYELLLFFFIFLAVFAFWLTPGGLAWSFSKARVSIPGPSGLPVLGLVLSFTSSLTHRMLAKVSKALKAESLMAFSVGFTRFTISSHPETAKEILNSSAFADRPVKESAYELLFHRAMGFAPYGEYWRNLRRISATHLFSPKRIACFGEFRREIGSKMASDITSLMEKDGSVKVKRVLHFGSLNNVMRTVFGKSYDFEGEDGRELEYLVSVGYELLGIFNWSDHFPLLGWLDLQGVRRRCKELVARVNIFVGKIIEEHRFKRVNNAGNTEDEGFRDFVDVLLDLGKENKLSDSDMIAVLWEMIFRGTDTVTILLEWILARMVLHPDIQAKVQCEIDTVVGTDRAVCDSDLPNLPYLHAIVKETLRMHPPGPLLSWARLAIHDTNVGQHLVPAGTTAMVNMWAITHDEKIWSQPEEFMPERFLEQDVSIMGSDLRLAPFGSGRRVCPGKAMGLATVQLWLAQLLQRFKWCPSDNGVDLSECLKLSMEMTQPLVCKAVSRVG; from the exons ATGTATTCTGAGTACTCTCAACTCTTCATTCCTTCAACTGCTGTCCTAAACTATGAACTACTTCTATTCTTTTTCATCTTTCTAGCTGTTTTTGCCTTTTGGCTTACCCCTGGTGGACTTGCTTGGTCTTTCTCTAAAGCCCGTGTTTCCATTCCTGGTCCTTCAGGTTTACCTGTTCTTGGTTTGGTCTTGTCTTTCACTAGTTCGCTAACACATAGGATGTTAGCAAAGGTTTCTAAAGCCTTAAAAGCTGAATCTTTAATGGCTTTTTCAGTTGGTTTTACTCGTTTTACTATTTCTAGTCATCCTGAGACTGCTAAGGAAATATTAAACAGTTCAGCTTTTGCTGATAGACCAGTGAAAGAGTCTGCTTATGAGCTTTTGTTTCATAGAGCGATGGGTTTTGCGCCTTATGGTGAGTATTGGAGGAATTTGAGGAGGATTTCTGCTACCCATTTGTTTAGTCCTAAAAGAATAGCGTGTTTTGGTGAGTTTAGAAGAGAGATAGGTAGTAAAATGGCGAGTGATATTACCAGTTTGATGGAGAAAGATGGAAGTGTTAAGGTGAAAAGGGTTTTGCATTTTGGGTCATTGAATAATGTGATGAGGACTGTTTTTGGGAAAAGTtatgattttgaaggagaagatgGGCGGGAGTTGGAGTATTTGGTTAGTGTAGGGTATGAGTTGTTGGGTATATTTAACTGGAGTGACCATTTTCCTTTGTTGGGGTGGTTAGATTTGCAAGGTGTTAGACGAAGATGTAAAGAATTGGTGGCGAGAGTGAATATATTTGTTGGAAAGATCATTGAGGAACACAGGTTTAAGAGGGTTAATAATGCTGGAAATACTGAAGATGAAGGTTTTCGTGACTTCGTTGATGTTTTGCTCGATTTGGGGAAGGAAAATAAACTCAGTGATTCAGACATGATAGCTGTTCTTTGG GAAATGATATTCAGGGGGACTGATACTGTGACCATCTTACTAGAATGGATTCTTGCCAGGATGGTTCTGCATCCAGATATTCAAGCCAAAGTTCAATGTGAAATAGACACTGTGGTTGGAACTGATAGAGCTGTATGTGATTCAGACTTGCCTAATCTGCCATATCTTCATGCCATAGTGAAAGAGACTCTCAGAATGCACCCACCTGGTCCCTTACTTTCATGGGCTAGGCTTGCAATTCATGATACTAACGTTGGTCAGCACTTAGTCCCAGCTGGAACAACGGCTATGGTGAACATGTGGGCTATTACTCATGATGAAAAAATTTGGTCTCAACCCGAAGAGTTTATGCCCGAAAGGTTCTTGGAACAAGATGTATCGATCATGGGTTCTGATCTTAGGCTCGCTCCGTTTGGTTCGGGTAGGAGGGTGTGCCCTGGCAAGGCAATGGGACTTGCTACTGTTCAGCTTTGGTTAGCTCAGTTGCTTCAACGATTCAAATGGTGTCCTTCTGATAATGGTGTGGACTTGTCAGAGTGCCTGAAATTGTCGATGGAAATGACACAACCTTTGGTTTGCAAGGCTGTTTCTAGGGTTGGTTGA